A region from the Acyrthosiphon pisum isolate AL4f chromosome A1, pea_aphid_22Mar2018_4r6ur, whole genome shotgun sequence genome encodes:
- the LOC100158932 gene encoding solute carrier family 25 member 44 — MSEPSKFSSRSHVSTIEWDMMDKTKFLPLSMLSSFCVRCTLYPLTLIKTRLQIQKHGEMYKGLLDAANRIYHTEGMSGLYRGFWVSSAQVLSGAAYIGAYEQTRHMTAPYLQQWPEIRSMVAGGVASVFGQTIIVPFDVVSQHLMMLGLSTSSIDKNKIIYFRPLGIHLDISKSKFRTTLDIAQCVYQQDGFKGFYRGYVASVCTYAPNSALWWSFYTIFQDQLEKRCPVNTSLLFLQSISGVLAGFTTTLITNPMDTIRARLQVQRTNSIVGTFNALWKEEGMFMFSKGLSARLVQSICFSFTIILGYESIKRVSVLHEYKDHVRW; from the exons ATGTCTGAACCAAGTAAGTTTTCTTCAAGATCACATGTCTCGACAATCGAATGGGATATGATGGACAAGACAAAATTTTTGCCATTGAGTATGTTAAGCTCGTTTTGTGTTCGCTGTACTCTCTATCCATTGACTTTAATTAAAACAAGACTTCAAATCCAGAAACATGGAGAAATGTATAAag GTTTGCTGGATGCAGCTAATCGTATTTACCATACGGAAGGTATGTCAGGACTTTATCGCGGTTTTTGGGTGAGTTCTGCCCAAGTATTATCTGGTGCAGCTTACATTGGTGCATACGAACAAACTAGACATATGACAGCTCCATATTTGCAACAATGGCCTGAAATTAGATCAATGGTTGCGGGAGGTGTGGCATCTGTTTTTGGCCAAACAATAATTGTACCTTTTGATGTGGTCAGTCAACACTTAATGATGCTCGGCTTGTCAACTAGTAgtatagacaaaaataaaata atatattttcgTCCACTGGGTATACATTTGGATAtctcaaaatcaaaatttcgtACCACATTAGATATTGCTCAATGTGTTTATCAACAGGATGGTTTTAAAGGATTCTATAGAGGTTATGTGGCCTCTGTTTGCACTTATGCACCTAATAGTGCATTATGGTGgagtttttatacaatattccaAG ATCAACTTGAAAAAAGGTGTCCAGTAAATACATcacttttatttttgcaaaGCATATCAGGAGTACTAGCTGGGTTCACTACTACTCTGATAACAAATCCCATGGACACAATAAGAGCACGATTACAG gttCAAAGAACAAACTCTATTGTTGGTACATTCAACGCCTTGTGGAAAGAAGAAGGCATGTTCATGTTCAGTAAAGGACTTTCTGCCAGATTGGTCCAGtcaatttgttttagttttacaattattttaggttACGAGAGCATCAAAAGAGTTAGTGTACTTCACGAGTACAAAGATCATGTACGATGGTAA